Proteins from one Telopea speciosissima isolate NSW1024214 ecotype Mountain lineage chromosome 1, Tspe_v1, whole genome shotgun sequence genomic window:
- the LOC122659866 gene encoding KAT8 regulatory NSL complex subunit 3, which produces MVSSPPSKRRRKEQNEAESAGASIQKISPLVVFAHGAGAPSTSDWMLRWKDMLGKSLDAVEVVTFDYPYISEGKRKAPPKAEKLVEYHSDVIKAAVAKFSGHPLILVGKSMGSRVSCMVAGQEDISASAIVCLGYPLKGMNGAIRDETLLQLNTPVVFVQGSKDGLCPLDKLAAVRKKMKCANQLHVIDGGDHSFKIGKKHLQLNGLTQDEAEDQAIKAIAEFVNITLGGAEGE; this is translated from the exons AtggtttcttctcctccttcgaAGCGTCGTCGTAAGGAACAGAATGAAGCTGAATCAGCCGGCGCTTCTATTCAGAAGATCTCACCTCTCGTTGTTTTTGCTCATGGCGCTGGAGCTCCTTCCACTTCTGATTGGATGCTGag ATGGAAGGACATGCTAGGCAAATCATTGGACGCTGTGGAAGTAGTTACATTTGATTACCCTT ACATCTCTGAGGGGAAACGGAAAGCACCTCCCAAGGCAGAGAAGTTGGTCGAATACCACTCTGATGTTATCAAAGCGGCTGTTGCAAAATTTTCCGGGCACCCATTGATTTTGGTGGGGAAGTCCATGGGTTCAAG AGTCAGCTGCATGGTGGCTGGTCAGGAAGACATAAGTGCTTCTGCAATAGTTTGCTTGGGCTACCCACTAAAG GGTATGAATGGAGCAATTCGAGATGAGACACTACTTCAACTTAACACTCCTGTGGTTTTTGTACAG GGTAGCAAAGATGGGCTGTGTCCACTGGACAAACTCGCTGCCGTTCGCAAGAAGATGAAATGCGCCAATCAGTTGCATGTGATTGACGGAGGGGATCACTCCTTCAAGATTGGTAAAAAACACTTACAGTTGAATGGATTGACCCAAGATGAAGCTGAAGATCAAGCTATCAAGGCAATAGCAGAGTTCGTTAACATAACTTTGGGCGGAGCTGAAGGAGAATGA
- the LOC122643305 gene encoding uncharacterized protein LOC122643305, which translates to MVKLATARELRLYGPWLSRNKLEYINAGIYVFASILLLAGFVSQLSPMDAKSGLVVLLIALMLFTLVNFHDLFAHFAGIDYRLSVVGFDAQLALVEFAVPIVHALGSILTFVAILLIFIQEEKGFGYYRWEKHSLSMLVAGPALWLIGSIHNLCQIYERADGHVQILQVSTQIPFLMGSLLFMVGSILNLHDRTGKIHHGLMLLGKNWVWMGILGCLLFLLGGLVNLVKVFKMQQPGGMRLEKLRGGGQERLIQEREGLVPLILEEHRKKKKQSDEEQQPIIVPTPTPTPTPTPYKDVLVSGGK; encoded by the exons ATGGTGAAGCTCGCAACAGCCAGAGAGCTCCGATTATACGGTCCATGGCTTTCCCGTAATAAATTGGAGTACATAAATGCCGGCATCTATGTCTTTGCTTCGATTCTCCTGCTCGCTGGATTTGTATCTCAGCTCTCCCCCATGGATGCCAAGTCAGGCCTCGTTGTTCTCCTCATAGCTTTAATGTTATTTACCCTAGTCAATTTTCATGATCTGTTCGCGCATTTCGCCGGCATCGATTATCGCTTGTCGGTGGTGGGCTTCGATGCGCAGCTCGCGCTCGTAGAGTTCGCAGTCCCTATCGTTCACGCTTTGGGATCGATCCTTACATTCGTAGCCattcttctcatcttcattCAG GAAGAGAAAGGGTTTGGTTATTACAGATGGGAGAAGCATTCTTTAAGTATGCTTGTTGCAGGCCCTGCTTTATGGCTCATAGGTTCAATACATAACTTATGCCAGATTTACGAGAGAGCTGACGGtcatgttcagattttacaaGTTAGTACTCAAATTCCATTCTTGATGGGAAGTCTCCTGTTCATGGTGGGCTCAATTCTAAACTTACATGACCGAACAGGGAAAATCCATCATGGCTTGATGTTACTG GGGAAGAACTGGGTTTGGATGGGGATACTTGGGTGCTTGCTTTTCTTGTTAGGGGGACTTGTGAATCTGGTGAAAGTGTTTAAGATGCAGCAACCAGGTGGGATGAGGCTAGAGAAGTTGCGAGGTGGGGGACAAGAGAGACTCATCCAGGAGAGGGAAGGTCTGGTTCCTCTCATTTTGGAAGAgcataggaagaagaaaaagcagaGCGATGAAGAACAACAACCAATTATAGTTCCTACTCCTACTCCTACTCCTACTCCTACTCCTTACAAGGATGTTCTAGTTAGTGGTGGTAAGTAA